From the Neobacillus sp. PS3-34 genome, the window GCCGCAGCAACACCGATAAAGAGGGAAATCCTTGCACCTTCCCATGTACGTGTGAACACGTCACGGCCTAAGTCATCTGTGCCGAACCAATGTACACCGTTTGGTGCTTTATTTGTATTCATAAGGTCGTTAGTACGGTAATCAAACTTCGTCATATATGGTCCAAAGATTGCCATGAAAATGAGGAGAATTAACAGCACAACACCGAACATGGCAAGCTTGTTTTTTCGAAAACGAATTGAAACATCCTTCCAGAATGAAAGGCTCGGTTTAGAGATTTTCTCTGCATCTGCTTTTTTAGTGCCAACCAATTGAAATTTTTCTTTTGAAATCTGCATGTTTATTCTCCTTTCTTCCCGCCGGTTAGTTTAATACGCGGATCGATAAATCCGTACGCAATGTCGACAAGGAGAATAGCTGAAAGCAAAATGATACTATAAAATACTGTAACACCCATGATGACTGTGTAATCACGGTTTGAAATCGACATTACAAAGTGTGAACCAAGTCCTGGAATTCCAAAAATCTTTTCAATAACGAAACTTCCTGTAATGATACCTGCTGAAAGCGGTCCCATATACGATACGACTGGAAGAAGAGCGTTTCGGATGGCATGTTTTACTGTGATAGCACCCTGTCCAAGCCCTTTTGATTTTGCTGTTCTAATGTAGTCATTCGAAAGAACCTCAAGCATGCTTGAACGAGTCAAACGAGCGATAAACGCCATTGGTGTTGATGCCAATGCCAGCGCAGGCAGGACCGTATGCATGAATGTTTCCCAACGAGCTACCGGGAATATATGAAATTTAATGGCAAGGAAATATTGAAGAACAGTAGCCATGATAAAGGATGGTACGGAAATTCCAAGTACTGCAACAATCATCGCACTGTAGTCCTGCCACTTATTATGCCTCAATGCCGCAATAATTCCTAGAATAACTCCAAGTGCCAATGCGATAAAAATAGCTTCCATTCCTAGAAATAATGAAACAGGAAAACCATCATTAATCAGGTCATTAACTGTTCTGGATTTATATTTAAATGATGGGCCAAATCCCACTGGGCAATTTTTACTAAATAATCACCATATTGTACATACCATGGCTGGTTTAAGCCATAATGCTCATTTAGTGATGCCTGGATCTCTGGTGGCAATTGTTTTTCCCCTGTAAACGGATTCCCTGGTGCAATACGCATTAAGAAAAATGTTGCTGTTATGATGAGATAAAGCGATAGCAGCAAGTATAATAAACGTTTCGTGATGTATTTTGCCAAAATGCACACCTCCAATTTTTACTAACAACTCTTATTCAGAAAGGAAGGTATATGGGAAACGAAAGCCCATATACCTTGTATTTTTGCTATTAAAATCTAGATTATTCGAAGTGAGCCCATTTCAGCTGAACATCACCAAGACCAGATGTTACAACGTCCTTCAGGTTGTCTTTCTTTACCCATACGTTAGTGTAGAAGTAAATAGGAGCAACAGGCATTTCATCCATGAAGATTGCTTCAGCTTTCTTCAGGATTTCAAGACGTTTTGCTTGATCATTTTCTTTTGCTGAGTCAGCAAGCAGTTGCTTGAACTCTGGATTTTCCCACTTAGTATCGTTGTTTCCGCCATCTTTATCACGGAACAATTCAAGGAAGTTGATTGGATCGTTAAAGTCACCTAACCAGCCCATACGGCCAACCATGTAGTCGCCTTTGTGAAGCTTGTCGATGTAAACTTTCCACTCAGAGTTGTCAAGCTTGATATCAACACCAAGATTTGTTTTCCACATATCCTGGATTGCCTGAGCAATCTTTTGGTGTGCTTCGCTTGTGTTGTAAGATAGTGAGATTGGAGGTAGTTGTGATGCATCCTTTAATCCCAGCTCTTCTAAACCTTTTTTCAAGTACTCTTTTGCTTTTGCTGTATCGTTATCTGAGAAGTAACCTTTTTCATTTTCTTTAATCATGGAAGGAGGAACAGCTGCCATTGCTGGAATTTGTCCGCCTTGAGTGATATTTTCAACTACAGCCTTACGGTTGATCGCGTAAGCTAGAGCTTTACGAATGTTTTTATTGTTTAACGGCGGCTTTTCAGTATTAAACTTGTACCAGTAAGTACCAGCAATTGGTTTAACATTGAGGTCGCCCTGATCTTTCAATTGTTTTAAAGCATCGGTAGGAAGTGTTCCGAAAGGAGATCCAGCCCAATCAAGTTCGCCATTGTCGAACATTGATAGTTCAGTGTTAGGATCGTTGATCATGAACATTTCAACCTTTTTAAGTTTTACACTGTCCGCATCCCAGTATTGGTCATTCTTTTCAAGAACGATTTTGTCCTGGTGAGACCATTGAGTCATTTTGAAAGGACCGTTTGAAACATAATTTGGTCCAGCTTCAGTGTGCCAATTTGGATTAGCTTTTGCAATTTTGCTGTCAACCGGGAAATAAGTATAGAACGCTGTCAGCTCCAAGAAATAAGGAGTTGGGTTCTCTAATTGTACTTCTAATGTTTTATCATCTACTGCTTTAATTCCAAGAGTATCAACTCCGGCTTTGCCTTCGTTAATAGCCTGTGCACCTTTTACATAGTAAAGCTGGTAAGCATATTGAGATTCATTTTTAGGATCAAGCGCCCATTTCCAAGCGTAGACAAAGTCTTCAGCTGTAACAGGGTCACCATTTGACCATTTTGCATCACGAAGCTTGAATGTGTAAGTCTTCAAGTCGTCAGATGGAGTAATTTCTTCAGCCATAGCCGGCTGTGGTTTGCCACTCTTGTCAATACGTGTTAAACCTTCAAATGTTTGAAGCAAGACACCGCCGGAAGTTGCATCATTTGCAAGTCCTGGGTTTAAAGAGAATGGCTCTGAATTGATGTTAACGCGCATTTCTTGAGGTACGTCAGATTTTTTGCTGTCGCCCTTTTTGCTGTCATCGCTTGCCTTGTCCTTGCCTAAGCCGCCGCAACCAGCCAAGATCACGCTTAGTGCAAGAAGCATGCTAAAAAAGATCGAAAATCTTTTTTTCACGGTATTACCCCCCTATGTTTTGTCCGCAAACGCCCTTTTATTATTGTCCGCCATAGCTGATACAAATGTACGCCTTGGGTATATTTAACAAATAGTCTGTCAATTTAATTTATGGAATTGCCGGACTATTTAAACAAAATAAAAAAGCAAGTTTACCATTTTAAGAGAACATTACATGTTCAAAAAAGACATAATAATCCCTTAAACTGTAAGTTAATAAACTTACCCGTTTTTTATTTCCCTAAGAGTACAATGGATTTGTTACTAATGTGACAAATTTGTTAAAAGTTCGTTTGTTATATTTATTATAAATAGTTTAAATATTTAAAGCAAGTACGATATATGCAATAATTATTTTTATAGCTTAATAATTAGCTTGAAAACCCTATGAATAGCTGATTTTTCTGTCTATTTAACCTTTTAAAAAAATATTTTTCTAACTTTTTTCTCATAAATTTTCAACTTTTTCCTTTCTTAAAATAGTTTTATTTTTTCCTTCTTGCTTTTTTTCGTTACTTAAGATATCTTATTTATACAAAAATGAAATCAAGAAATGCGACGATAAAGAATAGTACTTTCGCTCCATGGATTCCAGAGAGTTTGTGGCCGGTGTAAACAAACATCCAGGGCGTTAGGAATGGACTTTTGAGCTCTGGGAAGGAATTGCTTAACATGCATGTATTTCCCGGCGTTTGCCTGACGTTAAGATGGCCCCCGATTGCACAGGGGAAGTGAGAGGCTCTTTACTGAGCAATTAGGGTGGCACCACGGACCATTCGTCCCTATTTTTTAGGGGATGAATGGTCTTTTTTGTATTTAAAAAAATAAGGAGGCAATAAAATGAAAACTATTTTTTCAGGAATTCAGCCAAGCGGAACGATCACGCTTGGGAATTACATCGGAGCAATGAAGCAGTTTGTTGAACTTCAGCATGAATACAACTGTTATTTTTGTATCGTAGACCAGCATGCAATTACTGTCCCGCAGGATAAAGCGGAGCTTAGGAAAAACATCAGAAGTCTTGCTGCTTTATATATTGCTGTCGGAATTAATCCTGATAAAGCAACCTTATTTATTCAATCTGAAGTTCCGTCACATGCACAAGCCGGGTGGATGATGCAATGTGTAGCCTACATCGGTGAATTAGAAAGAATGACTCAATACAAAGACAAATCTGCCGGGAAGGAAGCTGTTTTGGCGGGATTATTGACATACCCCCCTTTAATGGCTGCCGACATTCTCCTTTATAGCACTGATCTTGTCCCTGTTGGTGAAGATCAAAAGCAGCACATTGAGCTGACAAGGGACCTTGCGGAGCGTTTTAATAAAAAACATAATGACATCTTTACAATTCCTGAACCGAGAATACCAACTGTTGGTGCAAGAATAATGTCCCTTCAGGAACCGAACAAAAAAATGAGCAAGTCTGATCCTAACAAAAAAGCCTTTATTTCTCTGCTTGATGATGAAAAGACAATTGAGAAAAAAATTAAAAGTGCTGTAACTGACTCTGACGGGGTTGTCAAGTATGATAAGGAAAACAAACCCGGTGTATCAAATTTAATGTCCATCTATTCCATCTTGGGCGGCCAATCCATAGCTGAAATCGAAAAGCTATATGAAGGAAAGGGTTATGGGGATTTTAAAATGGGCTTAATTGAAGTAATTAACAATAAATTCAACCCTATTCGGAACCGATATAATGAACTGCTGGAATCAAGTGAGCTTGATGATATCCTTGATAAGGGAGCAGAAAAAGCCAACCTTGTAGCAGGAAAAATGCTCAAGAAAATGGAAACGGCAATGGGATTGGGTAGAAAAAGAAAGTAAAGTGCAAAAACCGGACAATTCTTGTCCGGTTTTTTTGATTTTTTTATTATCCCGCCGACTTTGCCATTTTTCTCGCGAAATTTTTTATTTATTTCGCGTGTTTTTGAAATAATCTCGCCCGTTTTCGGATTTATTTCGCGGATTTTCACTTTATTTTCGATCATTTAAAAAGCCTGTTCCCCTAGGGGACAGGCTTTAATTTACCCTTGGCGGTGCTCCATTTCCCATAGTTTCTCAAAAAATGGCTGCCCTTTAATTATGTTCTCACAAAAATGTTCGTGCTTTTTGGACCAGCCAAATTTTGTTTCTTCAAATAGACGCTCCCAGGCATCGCGGAAACTCATTTCCTGGATGTCAGAGTACTTTTCAGGGCACCATTCTGTAAACCAATACCTAATTTCAGCCTCATTATCCGAAGATTGGAGCTGATCCAATGCCATAAATAATAGCTGTTTAAGCTGCCTTTCTTTCCTGGTCAGCCCCGCCATGAGCACTGGCTCCGGTGACAAAATGTGAAAATCCTTTTCAATAATATGCTGCTGGAAGTGGTAGGCAGTATTTTCGTTATTTTCTATCATCTCGTAAACGAGTTGTTCCTGGCGTGGAATAAGCCGGCTTTTCCTGATCGGAATATTGTACCCAATGGTATCAACAGCCAGTATTCCTATTCCATCCGTAACGACAAAGCAATAATCCAGCTGAACTCTCTCATGATTTTTTCTTAAATAGGCTTTTTGGAAAATATCATCAAGGAGCTGTTGCGGCAGTTCTGAAAGATCGTTCTCAATATAGTTGAACAACACGGTATCTATTTTCAGCAGAGGCACCTGGTCTAGCAGCTCGACGCCATCATCTTTCCGCCATTCATGAAAGTGGCAAATATTGTAGCCATTCTCTTCGCCTTCAAACCAGTTAACCCAGACATCATGA encodes:
- a CDS encoding ABC transporter substrate-binding protein, producing MKKRFSIFFSMLLALSVILAGCGGLGKDKASDDSKKGDSKKSDVPQEMRVNINSEPFSLNPGLANDATSGGVLLQTFEGLTRIDKSGKPQPAMAEEITPSDDLKTYTFKLRDAKWSNGDPVTAEDFVYAWKWALDPKNESQYAYQLYYVKGAQAINEGKAGVDTLGIKAVDDKTLEVQLENPTPYFLELTAFYTYFPVDSKIAKANPNWHTEAGPNYVSNGPFKMTQWSHQDKIVLEKNDQYWDADSVKLKKVEMFMINDPNTELSMFDNGELDWAGSPFGTLPTDALKQLKDQGDLNVKPIAGTYWYKFNTEKPPLNNKNIRKALAYAINRKAVVENITQGGQIPAMAAVPPSMIKENEKGYFSDNDTAKAKEYLKKGLEELGLKDASQLPPISLSYNTSEAHQKIAQAIQDMWKTNLGVDIKLDNSEWKVYIDKLHKGDYMVGRMGWLGDFNDPINFLELFRDKDGGNNDTKWENPEFKQLLADSAKENDQAKRLEILKKAEAIFMDEMPVAPIYFYTNVWVKKDNLKDVVTSGLGDVQLKWAHFE
- the trpS gene encoding tryptophan--tRNA ligase, whose protein sequence is MKTIFSGIQPSGTITLGNYIGAMKQFVELQHEYNCYFCIVDQHAITVPQDKAELRKNIRSLAALYIAVGINPDKATLFIQSEVPSHAQAGWMMQCVAYIGELERMTQYKDKSAGKEAVLAGLLTYPPLMAADILLYSTDLVPVGEDQKQHIELTRDLAERFNKKHNDIFTIPEPRIPTVGARIMSLQEPNKKMSKSDPNKKAFISLLDDEKTIEKKIKSAVTDSDGVVKYDKENKPGVSNLMSIYSILGGQSIAEIEKLYEGKGYGDFKMGLIEVINNKFNPIRNRYNELLESSELDDILDKGAEKANLVAGKMLKKMETAMGLGRKRK